In a genomic window of Punica granatum isolate Tunisia-2019 chromosome 6, ASM765513v2, whole genome shotgun sequence:
- the LOC116211648 gene encoding dehydrodolichyl diphosphate synthase 2-like: protein MLSLRFPISVEKVPLNVNRSPCPSSKAQNLSCSSCSRSAWQRAFAGATGLAAREEDKEVNGRMALTGDLVKLEEPLPSGLRWELMPRHVAVIMDGSARWARRRGLPASSGHEAGVRSLKELVELCGKWGIRILTVFAFSSENWSRPKAEVEFLMGLFERVIEFELQNFSREGVRISTIGDSSRLPKSLQKLLNKAECSTKDNSRLHLVVAVSYSGKSDIAQACKSIAHRVRDGLIQLEDVDEELIEEELATSCCEFPCPDLLIRTSGELRLSNFLLWQLAYAELFFSEALWPDFGKAEFVEALRSFQQRLRRYGSRES from the exons ATGCTGTCCCTCCGGTTCCCTATTTCAGTAGAGAAGGTGCCTCTCAATGTCAACCGAAGTCCTTGCCCGTCGTCTAAAGCCCAAAACCTCTCATGCTCGTCTTGCTCTCGATCGGCATGGCAACGAGCCTTCGCCGGAGCCACGGGTTTGGCTGCCAGGGAGGAAGATAAGGAGGTCAACGGTCGAATGGCCCTCACCGGAGACTTGGTGAAGCTAGAGGAGCCTCTGCCCTCCGGCCTCCGGTGGGAGCTGATGCCGAGGCACGTGGCTGTAATAATGGACGGCAGTGCCAGGTGGGCACGTCGCCGGGGGCTGCCGGCATCATCGGGCCACGAGGCGGGAGTGCGGTCCTTGAAGGAGCTCGTTGAGCTCTGTGGTAAATGGGGGATTAGGATTCTTACAGTGTTTGCATTCTCTTCCGAGAACTGGTCTCGGCCCAAG GCAGAGGTTGAATTCTTGATGGGCTTGTTCGAAAGAGTAATAGAATTTGAGTTGCAGAATTTCTCGAG AGAAGGGGTGAGAATATCCACAATAGGAGACTCATCGAGGCTTCCCAAGTCATTGCAGAAACTCTTGAATAAGGCAGAGTGCTCGACAAAAGATAACTCTCGACTCCACCTTGTTGTCGCGGTTAGCTACAGTGGAAAATCTGACATAGCTCAAGCATGCAAAAGCATAGCTCACAGAGTGAGAGATGGTCTCATCCAATTGGAGGACGTCGATGAGGAACTGATTGAGGAGGAACTAGCGACTAGCTGTTGTGAGTTTCCCTGTCCAGACTTGCTGATACGGACAAGCGGCGAGCTCAGACTCAGTAACTTCTTGTTGTGGCAGTTGGCCTATGCTGAGCTTTTCTTTTCCGAAGCCCTGTGGCCTGATTTTGGAAAAGCTGAGTTTGTAGAGGCTTTACGATCATTCCAGCAGAGGCTGAGGCGGTATGGTTCGAGGGAGTCATGA